One Dermacentor silvarum isolate Dsil-2018 chromosome 10, BIME_Dsil_1.4, whole genome shotgun sequence genomic window carries:
- the LOC119431251 gene encoding 5-hydroxytryptamine receptor 3A-like isoform X3, whose translation MQARTMAPLGRRTGSSLLALCVLWQSANRVACSDGRSNNEFWRLRNDLLGKGYDPGTRPAAHANDTTQVLISVDIIDGPYLAWKDHRLKWNATEYGGQKLIRLKTDDVWRPELYMISTWSDVYSSLITSYMLWASEVGKVRMCSAMSVQTFCKADMTHFPMDRHECVVEYSSILNPEKDVNLTIERTSAEGKTDSEFQLVSVTSKTEITDYEEYGRYSSVVYHFVLERRNLVQHFTLLIPTVGVVVLSLLTLWLPPLSDRRFTVSGVAFLVSLLLLYRADDAAAGSNQVPKITIVLSTNVLINALTIVATVANMNLVRFLPKVRTVPPVVGKVAGLIAIGVPLVCPGPKASSESTAGTVDDIASAVTRALDRVFFVACLITFTTIIVV comes from the exons ATGCAAGCGCGCACGATGGCCCCCTTAGGACGACGGACTGGATCGTCACTCTTGGCACTTTGCGTCCTTTGGCAGAGCG CAAACAGAGTTGCATGCAGCGACGGTCGGAGCAACAACGAATTCTGGCGCCTACGAAACGACCTGCTGGGAAAGGGTTACGACCCTGGCACTCGACCTGCCGCCCACGCCAACGACACGACTCAGGTGCTCATAAGCGTCGACATTATCGACGGTCCTTACCTG GCTTGGAAGGATCACCGACTCAAGTGGAACGCAACGGAGTACGGAGGACAGAAGTTAATCCGCTTAAAGACGGACGACGTTTGGAGGCCAGAACTGTACATGATTTCGACTTG GTCCGATGTCTACTCGAGCCTCATCACAAGCTACATGCTGTGGGCGAGCGAGGTCGGCAAAGTTCGAATGTGCTCGGCGATGTCGGTGCAAACGTTTTGCAAG GCGGATATGACTCACTTCCCGATGGACCGCCACGAATGTGTCGTAGAGTACAGCTCCATACTGAACCCGGAGAAGGACGTCAACCTCACCATTGAAAGAACCAGTGCCGAGGGGAAAACAGACTCGGAGTTTCAACTCGTCTCCGTCACGTCCAAAAC CGAGATCACGGATTATGAAGAGTACGGCCGCTACTCGTCCGTGGTCTACCACTTCGTCCTGGAGAGGCGCAACCTGGTCCAGCACTTCACGCTTCTTATTCCCACTGTCGGCGTCGTGGTGCTAAGCCTACTGACGCTGTGGCTGCCGCCGCTCTCCGACCGACGGTTCACAGTATCAGGAGTCGCGTTTCTggtgtcgctgctgctgctgtaccgCGCCGACGACGCGGCAGCGGGGTCCAACCAAGTGCCAAAGATCA CCATTGTTCTGAGCACCAACGTGTTGATCAACGCGCTGACCATCGTCGCCACCGTCGCCAACATGAACCTCGTCAGGTTCCTGCCGAAGGTCCGGACGGTACCGCCAGTTGTCGGCAAGGTGGCTGGTTTGATCGCGATTGGTGTGCCCTTGGTATGCCCTGGTCCGAAAGCCTCATCTGAAAGCACTGCGGGCACCGTGGACGACATCGCAAGCGCTGTGACCCGGGCACTCGATCGTGTATTCTTCGTGGCTTGTTTGATTACATTCACCACCATCATAGTAGTCTGA
- the LOC119431251 gene encoding neuronal acetylcholine receptor subunit beta-3-like isoform X1 gives MQARTMAPLGRRTGSSLLALCVLWQSANRVACSDGRSNNEFWRLRNDLLGKGYDPGTRPAAHANDTTQVLISVDIIDGPYLYPDRELFNADIGLCMAWKDHRLKWNATEYGGQKLIRLKTDDVWRPELYMISTWSDVYSSLITSYMLWASEVGKVRMCSAMSVQTFCKADMTHFPMDRHECVVEYSSILNPEKDVNLTIERTSAEGKTDSEFQLVSVTSKTEITDYEEYGRYSSVVYHFVLERRNLVQHFTLLIPTVGVVVLSLLTLWLPPLSDRRFTVSGVAFLVSLLLLYRADDAAAGSNQVPKITIVLSTNVLINALTIVATVANMNLVRFLPKVRTVPPVVGKVAGLIAIGVPLVCPGPKASSESTAGTVDDIASAVTRALDRVFFVACLITFTTIIVV, from the exons ATGCAAGCGCGCACGATGGCCCCCTTAGGACGACGGACTGGATCGTCACTCTTGGCACTTTGCGTCCTTTGGCAGAGCG CAAACAGAGTTGCATGCAGCGACGGTCGGAGCAACAACGAATTCTGGCGCCTACGAAACGACCTGCTGGGAAAGGGTTACGACCCTGGCACTCGACCTGCCGCCCACGCCAACGACACGACTCAGGTGCTCATAAGCGTCGACATTATCGACGGTCCTTACCTG TATCCCGACAGAGAGCTGTTCAACGCAGACATCGGTTTATGCATG GCTTGGAAGGATCACCGACTCAAGTGGAACGCAACGGAGTACGGAGGACAGAAGTTAATCCGCTTAAAGACGGACGACGTTTGGAGGCCAGAACTGTACATGATTTCGACTTG GTCCGATGTCTACTCGAGCCTCATCACAAGCTACATGCTGTGGGCGAGCGAGGTCGGCAAAGTTCGAATGTGCTCGGCGATGTCGGTGCAAACGTTTTGCAAG GCGGATATGACTCACTTCCCGATGGACCGCCACGAATGTGTCGTAGAGTACAGCTCCATACTGAACCCGGAGAAGGACGTCAACCTCACCATTGAAAGAACCAGTGCCGAGGGGAAAACAGACTCGGAGTTTCAACTCGTCTCCGTCACGTCCAAAAC CGAGATCACGGATTATGAAGAGTACGGCCGCTACTCGTCCGTGGTCTACCACTTCGTCCTGGAGAGGCGCAACCTGGTCCAGCACTTCACGCTTCTTATTCCCACTGTCGGCGTCGTGGTGCTAAGCCTACTGACGCTGTGGCTGCCGCCGCTCTCCGACCGACGGTTCACAGTATCAGGAGTCGCGTTTCTggtgtcgctgctgctgctgtaccgCGCCGACGACGCGGCAGCGGGGTCCAACCAAGTGCCAAAGATCA CCATTGTTCTGAGCACCAACGTGTTGATCAACGCGCTGACCATCGTCGCCACCGTCGCCAACATGAACCTCGTCAGGTTCCTGCCGAAGGTCCGGACGGTACCGCCAGTTGTCGGCAAGGTGGCTGGTTTGATCGCGATTGGTGTGCCCTTGGTATGCCCTGGTCCGAAAGCCTCATCTGAAAGCACTGCGGGCACCGTGGACGACATCGCAAGCGCTGTGACCCGGGCACTCGATCGTGTATTCTTCGTGGCTTGTTTGATTACATTCACCACCATCATAGTAGTCTGA
- the LOC119431209 gene encoding inositol hexakisphosphate kinase 1 — protein MAAESGGKCENVVLEPYIHQVGGRSSMLCLDELTLCKPLILQELKFYENLPDVLKPFTSEYKGVVEVALLEDPDGYLTLTAHPSYDPLKNGCASSHTIKGTESITSLKARKYRMRWQKAGSVEIEPVLTDGTQLFEEDDGKDSFTTHNPWIVRCHNLQIQRFLSSSGSPREFLLLENLTARYTFPCILDLKMGTRQYADDASEEKRRSLDAKTAATTSSPLGLRICGMQVYQQNLGYYKCHNKYFGRSLNVEGFRQTLYHFLHDGIRFRFDILLPLIDRLQKLTEAIEQLESFRFYTSSLLILYEGKGPDGNSNDCSEAPPPPPKESVFTKKQPPPPVDIRMIDFAHSVYSPKDKGPDEGYLFGLRNLVTQLQLLKQDNLSAATEALQLKCDNVSAKKIEVAARATN, from the exons ATGGCTGCCGAATCCGGAGGAAAGTGCGAAAATGTGGTCTTGGAACCTTACATCCACCAG GTCGGGGGACGGTCATCCATGCTGTGTCTTGACGAGTTAACACTCTGCAAGCCACTAATACTGCAAGAACTTAAATTTTATGAAAACCTTCCAGATGTTCTCAAGCCGTTCACATCCGAATACAAAG GTGTTGTTGAAGTAGCGTTGCTGGAGGACCCCGATGGCTACCTGACGCTGACAGCGCATCCCTCGTACGACCCCCTTAAGAATGGCTGTGCTTCTAGTCATACCATCAAGGGCACAGAAAGCATCACGAGCCTCAAGGCCAGAAAGTACAG GATGCGCTGGCAGAAGGCTGGCAGCGTCGAAATTGAGCCGGTGCTCACGGATGGCACGCAGTTGTTTGAGGAGGATGACGGCAAGGACAGCTTCACCACACACAACCCATGGATTGTGCGATGCCACAACTTGCAGATTCAACGCTTCCTGTCATCCTCCGGAAGCCCCAGAG AGTTCTTGCTGCTGGAAAATTTGACGGCCCGCTACACGTTTCCCTGTATCCTGGACCTGAAGATGGGCACTCGGCAGTATGCAGACGACGCTTCTGAAGAGAAGCGCCGAAGCCTCGACGCCAAGACGGCCGCCACGACTTCGAGCCCTCTCGGGCTCCGGATTTGCGGCATGCAG GTGTACCAGCAGAACCTTGGCTATTACAAGTGCCACAACAAGTATTTTGGCCGGTCACTTAACGTGGAAGGCTTCCGGCAGACCCTGTACCACTTccttcatgacggcatccgctTCCGCTTCGACATCCTGCTGCCCCTCATTGACCGGCTCCAAAAGCTCACAGAG GCAATAGAGCAGCTGGAGTCTTTTCGTTTCTACACGAGCTCGCTTTTGATCCTGTACGAGGGCAAAGGACCCGACGGGAACTCAAACGACTGCAGCgaggcaccaccaccaccacccaaaGAGAGCGTCTTTACCAAGAAGCAGCCGCCACCTCCGGTGGACATCAGGATGATCGACTTTGCCCACTCAGTGTACAGCCCAAAGGACAAAGGGCCAGATGAGGGTTACCTGTTTGGCCTAAGGAACCTCGTGACTCAGCTGCAACTCTTGAAGCAGGACAACCTCAGCGCTGCCACAGAGGCGCTTCAGTTGAAGTGCGACAACGTTTCTGCGAAGAAGATCGAAGTGGCTGCGAGAGCAACAAACTGA